The Candidatus Palauibacter australiensis DNA window CTGCGGGTTCACGTCGATCAGCTGCGTCCACTTCGAGCGGTCCGGGACATCGTCCACGCTCGCGACCGCGAACACCGTGGGGGGCGTCTTCGGGTCGCTGTAGCCGACGAAAAGCGTGCCCGTGTCGTCATCCCGGGAAACGGAGAGCGCCGCCCGCTCGTCGGTGAGCTGCCGCACCGCCCCCGTCTCCACGTCGAGGGCGTGCAACTGCGTCGTCACCTTCACGCCCGCGTTGAAGTAGATCGTGTTCGAATCCTCGGACCAGAACCCGACGCTCGAACTCTGGTCGAAGTCGGCGCCCAGCTTCCGGAACGCGCCCCCGCGGTCGTCCACCTCGCGGATGTAGACGCGGTTCTCCGTCATCGAATAGCGCTCCATCTCGTCCGGCGCCGAGAAAGCGATCCAGCGGCCGTCGGGAGAGAAGCTGAGGCCGCCCTCGCCGACCTCGAAGTTGTCCGTCAGGCGCTCGATGTCGCCCGTCGCCACTTCCATCAGATAGAGGTCCGCGTACAGCCGCTGCGCCGTGATGTTGCGCTCGTAGCGCTTCGTCGAGCCGCCGGTGATCCCGATCCAGCGGCCGTCTTCGGAGATCGTGAAGCCGTTCACGCTGTAGGACGAATCGTCCGTCTCGCGGCGCTCCGTCGCGGTCTCGATCTCCACGCTCCACAGGCTCGAGAGGGGCGTGACCGCGTTGCGGACGTCGACCGTGAAGCCCTCGTCGCGCCGCTTCACCTCGTCCTCATCGAACGAATCGGGGCGCGCGAAGTAGACGCGGCTTCCGTCGGGGGAGAAGTCCCACTGGTCGACGCCCGCCTCACCTTCGGTGAGCTGCTCCGGCTCGGCGTCTGCCAGGTCGTCGGCCGGCAGCCGGTAGAGCTGCTCCCGGCCGTTCTCCCCGGAGCGGTAGACGAGCCAGCGCCCGTCGGGGCTGAACGCGAAGCCGGACACGCCCTCCGCCGCGTCGGTGATCTTCCGGGCCTCGCCCCCGTCGTGGCGCATCATGTAGAGCTGAGTGTCGTCCCCGTCCCGGTTGGAGGCGAAGAGGAAGAACGACCCGTCCGGGGCCCAGGCCGGGCTGCGCTCGTCCTTGTCTTCCGTGTAGGTGAGCCGGCGGTCCGACGGGACGCCCTCGCTCAGAGACACGAGGTGGATGTCGGTCTGGGACTCCGCCGCCTCCCAGTCCGGCGTCGTCACCGTGTACAGCAGCCACGCTCCGTCCGGACTCGGCGTCATCGAACCGGCGCGTTTCATCTCCTGCACATCCATGAACGTGAACGGCCG harbors:
- a CDS encoding prolyl oligopeptidase family serine peptidase, which translates into the protein MRSLSTALVLSVAALALPVETPLAAQERPFTFMDVQEMKRAGSMTPSPDGAWLLYTVTTPDWEAAESQTDIHLVSLSEGVPSDRRLTYTEDKDERSPAWAPDGSFFLFASNRDGDDTQLYMMRHDGGEARKITDAAEGVSGFAFSPDGRWLVYRSGENGREQLYRLPADDLADAEPEQLTEGEAGVDQWDFSPDGSRVYFARPDSFDEDEVKRRDEGFTVDVRNAVTPLSSLWSVEIETATERRETDDSSYSVNGFTISEDGRWIGITGGSTKRYERNITAQRLYADLYLMEVATGDIERLTDNFEVGEGGLSFSPDGRWIAFSAPDEMERYSMTENRVYIREVDDRGGAFRKLGADFDQSSSVGFWSEDSNTIYFNAGVKVTTQLHALDVETGAVRQLTDERAALSVSRDDDTGTLFVGYSDPKTPPTVFAVASVDDVPDRSKWTQLIDVNPQLREVAFGEETEVNWRSSDGKMVGGVLVYPVGYEEGTRYPLIVAIHGGPASADILRFNGGYNAQVYAGAGYAVLKPNYRGSRNYGNAHRTDIVGDYFTMGYEDIITGVDYLIAEGIVDGDRMGALGWSAGGHWSNWILTQTDRFKAISSGAGTMNWISMYAQSDVQRNRQFYVGDGFLYEDFD